A section of the Devosia rhizoryzae genome encodes:
- a CDS encoding putative F420-0 ABC transporter permease subunit, translating into MKLLLCFLLILSALLAVTIGPADITPAEVWTSILHHIGLADAPASRLRDAIIWELRLPRVLVAMATGAGLALSGTVMQALTRNPLADPYLLGLSSGAALGAVLFLLAGAALLMPVGAFLGSLGALLLALAVARLLGGATPSRAILAGICISALATAATSFLIFWSATGDSYREILSWLMGSLSGALWSDAGLVGVALLLGGPVILFNARALDAFAFGDSAAAALGIDVPRLRWTLLAATALLTGIMVSIGGAIGFVGLVVPHIVRLVLGARHRLLLPQAMLVGAIFMLWTDTAARTLFDPRELPVGIITALLGAPVFLIILLRYRRVT; encoded by the coding sequence GTGAAGCTTTTGCTATGCTTCCTCCTCATTCTTAGCGCCCTCCTAGCCGTCACCATCGGCCCCGCCGACATCACCCCTGCCGAAGTCTGGACCTCCATCCTCCACCACATCGGCCTCGCCGACGCCCCCGCCTCCCGCCTGCGCGACGCCATCATCTGGGAACTCCGCCTCCCGCGCGTTCTCGTCGCCATGGCTACCGGTGCCGGCCTCGCGCTGTCCGGCACCGTCATGCAGGCGCTCACCCGCAATCCTCTGGCCGACCCCTACCTTCTCGGCCTCTCCTCAGGCGCGGCCCTCGGGGCAGTGCTGTTTCTTCTCGCCGGTGCCGCGCTCCTGATGCCGGTCGGAGCCTTCCTCGGCAGCCTTGGCGCCCTCCTTCTCGCCCTTGCCGTCGCCCGCCTGCTCGGCGGCGCCACCCCCTCGCGCGCCATCCTTGCCGGCATCTGCATCTCAGCCTTGGCGACTGCCGCGACCTCGTTCCTGATCTTCTGGTCTGCCACCGGCGACAGCTATCGCGAAATCCTGAGCTGGCTCATGGGCTCGCTGTCCGGCGCCCTCTGGTCCGATGCCGGTCTCGTCGGCGTGGCCCTGCTGCTCGGCGGCCCGGTCATCCTTTTCAATGCCCGAGCGCTCGATGCCTTTGCCTTTGGCGACAGCGCCGCCGCCGCTCTCGGCATCGACGTCCCGCGCCTGCGCTGGACCCTGCTCGCAGCCACCGCGCTCCTCACCGGCATTATGGTGTCGATCGGCGGCGCCATCGGCTTCGTAGGTCTCGTCGTGCCACACATCGTCCGCCTGGTGCTCGGCGCCCGCCACCGCCTGCTGCTGCCGCAAGCCATGCTGGTCGGCGCCATCTTCATGCTCTGGACCGACACCGCCGCCCGCACCCTGTTCGACCCGCGCGAACTGCCCGTCGGCATCATCACGGCGCTTCTCGGCGCCCCGGTCTTCCTCATCATTCTCCTCCGCTACCGGAGGGTCACGTGA
- a CDS encoding putative F420-0 ABC transporter substrate-binding protein yields MRFAALAFLLLSAPALAQTTYPLTIDNCGTSVTFDAAPERAVAIKSTSTELLLSLGLADRIVGVGFQDGPLPEALQTDLPVLSDKLPSQEVILETEPDFIYGGWESNFAADGAGERPTLQQLGVNTYVAPAACRSIKPPKLTTDVLFDEFREMGRIFDRDLDADVLVEGQRAMRDRIEPYGEGRTALWYSSGTKTPYVGAGNNAPAVVMELLGLENIFGDVDEGWISASWEAVVDANPDVIILVDAAWNSATQKKQLLAENPITSKLDAVRDERYLIIPFPASEAGVRTIPAAVDMAEQMAEISFD; encoded by the coding sequence ATGCGCTTCGCCGCCCTCGCCTTCCTGCTGCTCAGCGCCCCTGCTTTGGCGCAAACCACCTATCCGCTAACGATCGACAATTGCGGCACGAGCGTCACTTTCGACGCTGCCCCCGAGCGCGCCGTCGCCATCAAGTCGACTTCCACCGAACTCTTGCTGTCGCTGGGCCTTGCCGATCGCATCGTCGGCGTCGGCTTCCAGGACGGGCCGCTGCCCGAGGCGCTCCAGACCGATCTGCCGGTGCTTTCCGACAAGCTGCCCAGCCAGGAAGTCATTCTCGAAACCGAACCCGACTTCATCTATGGCGGCTGGGAAAGCAATTTCGCCGCGGACGGCGCCGGAGAACGCCCAACGCTTCAGCAACTCGGCGTCAACACCTATGTCGCCCCCGCCGCCTGCCGCTCGATCAAGCCACCCAAGCTTACCACCGACGTACTGTTCGACGAATTCCGCGAAATGGGCCGCATCTTCGACCGTGACCTCGATGCCGACGTGCTGGTCGAGGGCCAGCGCGCCATGCGCGACCGCATCGAGCCCTATGGCGAGGGCCGCACCGCGCTTTGGTATTCCTCCGGCACCAAAACGCCCTATGTCGGCGCCGGCAACAATGCCCCCGCCGTGGTAATGGAGCTCTTGGGCCTAGAGAACATCTTCGGCGACGTTGACGAAGGCTGGATCTCGGCAAGCTGGGAAGCCGTCGTCGATGCCAATCCCGATGTCATCATCCTCGTCGATGCCGCCTGGAATTCGGCAACCCAAAAAAAACAGCTCCTCGCCGAAAATCCGATCACAAGCAAACTCGACGCGGTCAGAGACGAGCGCTACCTCATCATCCCCTTCCCCGCCTCCGAAGCCGGCGTCCGCACCATCCCGGCGGCGGTGGATATGGCCGAGCAAATGGCCGAGATCAGCTTCGATTGA
- the fgd gene encoding glucose-6-phosphate dehydrogenase (coenzyme-F420) — protein MRFGYKASAEQFAPNDLLRFAVEAEQAGFDSVWVSDHFQPWKHTDGHAPFAPGWMSAVLARTEKIILGTSVLTPTFRLHPTVVAHAFGTMGAMFPGRVILGVGTGEGLNEVPATGIEWPELKERSARLREAIRLIRKLWSEDRVSFEGEYYKTVNATIYDKPAEPVPIYIAAGGPLNAKYAGRAGDGFICTSGKGAELYTQELLPNVEIGRAESELKTKPFERMIEVKVSFDTDADRALNDTRHWAALSLSAEEKHSVQDAEEMERLADALPIERVAKRWIVSSDPDEHVARIQTYIDYGFDHLVFHAPGPDQSRFLDLYAREILPRLRRVVKQ, from the coding sequence ATGCGGTTCGGTTATAAGGCATCGGCGGAACAATTCGCCCCCAATGATCTTCTGCGCTTCGCCGTTGAAGCCGAACAGGCCGGCTTTGACAGCGTCTGGGTCTCCGACCATTTCCAGCCCTGGAAGCACACCGACGGCCACGCGCCGTTCGCGCCGGGCTGGATGTCCGCCGTTCTCGCCCGCACCGAAAAGATCATTCTTGGCACCTCAGTGCTGACGCCGACCTTCCGGCTTCACCCCACCGTCGTGGCCCACGCCTTCGGCACCATGGGTGCCATGTTTCCCGGCCGCGTGATCCTCGGCGTCGGCACCGGCGAGGGCCTCAACGAAGTGCCCGCCACCGGCATCGAATGGCCAGAGCTCAAGGAACGCTCTGCCCGCCTGCGCGAGGCCATCCGGCTGATCCGCAAGCTCTGGAGCGAAGATCGCGTTTCCTTCGAAGGCGAATACTACAAGACCGTCAACGCCACGATCTATGACAAGCCCGCCGAGCCGGTGCCGATATACATCGCCGCCGGCGGACCGCTCAACGCCAAATATGCCGGCCGCGCCGGCGACGGCTTTATCTGTACCTCCGGCAAGGGCGCCGAGCTCTATACGCAGGAACTCCTGCCCAATGTCGAAATCGGGCGCGCCGAAAGCGAGCTCAAGACCAAGCCCTTCGAGCGCATGATCGAGGTCAAGGTCTCCTTCGACACCGATGCCGATCGCGCCCTCAACGACACCCGCCACTGGGCCGCGCTTTCCCTTTCCGCCGAGGAAAAACACTCCGTGCAGGATGCCGAGGAAATGGAACGCCTCGCCGACGCCCTGCCGATCGAGCGCGTCGCCAAGCGCTGGATCGTCTCCTCCGACCCCGATGAGCACGTCGCCAGGATCCAGACCTATATCGACTACGGCTTCGACCATTTGGTCTTCCACGCCCCCGGCCCCGACCAAAGCCGCTTCCTCGATCTATACGCCCGGGAGATCCTGCCGAGGCTGCGGAGGGTGGTGAAGCAATGA
- the cofE gene encoding coenzyme F420-0:L-glutamate ligase — MTPRFSVWGITGIPEVAVGDDLVALIADAVAAQAETDPNLALQAGDILVVTSKIVSKSEGMQVPAAERERAIAEDTVRVVAERVHPGGTFRIVETRQGLVMAAAGIDMSNVPDGTALRLPLDPDASALALCAGLRQRLGIDIAIIITDTIGRAWRVGQTDMAIGAAGMQLTDDLRGAVDANGRPLHVTQAVIADEIAGAADLVKGKTSNIPVAVVRGLGRYVQGLDAPGARTLTRTGDDDMFRFGSAEAYRLGYQAALAELKAASKQRQD, encoded by the coding sequence ATGACTCCCCGCTTTTCCGTCTGGGGCATTACCGGCATCCCGGAAGTCGCCGTGGGTGACGACCTCGTCGCGCTGATCGCCGACGCCGTCGCTGCCCAGGCCGAAACCGATCCGAACCTCGCCCTCCAGGCCGGCGACATCCTCGTCGTCACCTCCAAGATCGTTTCAAAATCGGAAGGCATGCAGGTGCCCGCCGCCGAGCGCGAACGCGCCATTGCCGAGGACACCGTGCGTGTCGTCGCCGAACGCGTACATCCCGGCGGCACGTTCCGGATCGTCGAAACCCGCCAGGGCCTCGTCATGGCCGCCGCCGGCATCGACATGTCCAATGTGCCCGACGGCACCGCCCTTCGCCTGCCACTCGATCCCGACGCCTCCGCGCTTGCGCTCTGCGCTGGCCTGCGCCAGCGGCTCGGCATCGACATCGCCATCATCATCACCGACACTATCGGCCGGGCCTGGCGGGTTGGCCAGACCGACATGGCGATCGGTGCCGCCGGAATGCAACTGACCGACGACCTGCGCGGCGCCGTCGACGCCAATGGCCGCCCTTTGCACGTGACGCAGGCCGTGATCGCCGACGAGATCGCCGGCGCCGCAGACCTCGTCAAAGGCAAGACCAGCAACATTCCCGTTGCCGTCGTTCGCGGCCTCGGCCGCTACGTGCAGGGCCTCGACGCTCCCGGCGCGCGCACCCTCACCCGCACCGGCGACGACGACATGTTTCGCTTTGGCTCCGCCGAAGCCTATCGCCTCGGCTACCAGGCTGCGCTGGCCGAGCTCAAAGCCGCATCCAAGCAGCGTCAGGACTAA
- a CDS encoding nucleoside hydrolase, with product MKVIFDTDPGIDDAMALLYLSKLPQIELLGITTVVGNASIEKTTRNALYLRQQFGISAPVVQGAGETLDGVKKQEPAIVHGDDGLGNIDIPEVDRGGLDGRVASQFIIDTVKANPGEVTIIAVGRMTNLALALRAEPGIAKQVKQVIIMGGAFGYKGRSGNVTPLAEANIYGDPVAADEMFAAEWPVVVVGLDVTHDIVLDTDYLAALSRDVGANGELLRKMSEHYAHFYNNIMGINGVVGHDLLAVTYALHPEWFETRRGPIVTITEGLATGQTAQMPETRKGGDPAWAGRPVQTICTDVDGAKVLEHFRVTVAG from the coding sequence ATGAAAGTGATTTTCGACACCGATCCCGGCATCGACGATGCGATGGCGCTGCTTTACCTCAGCAAGCTGCCCCAGATCGAACTGCTCGGCATCACGACGGTGGTCGGCAATGCCAGCATCGAAAAGACAACGCGCAACGCGCTCTATCTGCGCCAGCAATTCGGCATTTCGGCGCCGGTGGTGCAGGGCGCGGGTGAAACGCTGGATGGCGTCAAAAAGCAGGAGCCGGCGATCGTTCATGGCGACGACGGACTGGGCAATATCGACATTCCCGAGGTCGACCGCGGCGGGCTCGACGGGCGGGTGGCGAGCCAGTTCATCATCGATACCGTCAAGGCCAATCCGGGCGAGGTGACGATCATCGCCGTGGGTCGCATGACCAACCTGGCGCTGGCGCTGCGGGCTGAACCGGGCATCGCAAAACAGGTCAAGCAGGTCATCATCATGGGCGGGGCCTTTGGCTACAAGGGCCGGAGCGGCAATGTCACGCCGCTGGCGGAAGCCAATATTTATGGCGACCCGGTGGCGGCGGACGAGATGTTCGCGGCGGAATGGCCGGTGGTCGTGGTGGGGCTCGACGTGACTCATGATATCGTGCTCGACACCGACTATCTCGCGGCGCTGTCGCGCGATGTGGGCGCCAATGGCGAGCTGCTGCGCAAGATGAGCGAGCATTACGCCCATTTCTACAACAACATCATGGGCATCAATGGCGTGGTCGGGCACGATCTTCTGGCGGTGACCTATGCGCTTCATCCCGAATGGTTCGAGACGCGGCGAGGGCCGATCGTGACCATTACCGAGGGTCTGGCGACGGGGCAGACGGCGCAGATGCCGGAAACGCGTAAGGGTGGGGACCCGGCCTGGGCGGGGCGGCCGGTGCAGACGATCTGTACGGATGTGGACGGGGCGAAGGTCTTGGAGCATTTTCGGGTGACGGTTGCGGGCTAA